Proteins from a genomic interval of Deltaproteobacteria bacterium:
- the thiW gene encoding energy coupling factor transporter S component ThiW, whose protein sequence is MKSKDVARAVVLVAIAVALSPFFIPVGISKCFPAQHMVNVLSAVLLGPWYAVCIAGIAAVIRNILGLGTILAFPGGMIGALLAGLAYRWSKNIYLAGLGEIVGTGLLGSLASVWIIAPVFMGRTMAAASLMIAFSISTIGGTIIGIVALHLLRKGKVWEP, encoded by the coding sequence GTGAAGTCGAAAGATGTGGCCCGAGCAGTAGTGCTGGTGGCGATTGCTGTGGCACTGTCACCATTTTTCATTCCGGTTGGCATCTCCAAATGCTTCCCGGCGCAGCATATGGTGAATGTCTTGAGTGCTGTGCTGCTCGGCCCCTGGTATGCCGTGTGCATCGCCGGTATTGCTGCTGTTATTCGAAATATTCTAGGGCTGGGGACCATCCTTGCTTTCCCGGGCGGCATGATCGGCGCTTTGCTGGCAGGACTGGCCTACCGATGGTCGAAAAACATCTATCTAGCTGGTCTGGGAGAGATTGTGGGCACTGGTTTGCTGGGCTCGCTGGCCAGCGTTTGGATAATTGCTCCGGTGTTCATGGGCAGGACCATGGCTGCGGCGAGCCTGATGATTGCCTTCAGTATCAGTACCATCGGCGGCACCATCATAGGGATCGTTGCTCTGCATTTGCTGCGCAAAGGAAAGGTCTGGGAACCGTGA
- a CDS encoding deoxyribonuclease IV, whose amino-acid sequence MPLFGAHMSIAGGLHLAFQRIQEVQGDTLQIFTRNQRQWRSPPLSTEEIQKFQQYRRQMHPMPVAAHDSYLTNLAAPPGELLDKSMLSFAGELQRLEALQIPFLITHPGSHLGQGREAGLKRYVRNLDQAISAAAVSQVTILIETTAGQGTNLGSSFEEIAYILENSRYSHMLGVCLDTCHIFAAGYDFRSRKAYEATFSAFDKIVGLQQLKFIHLNDSRRPLGSRVDRHQHIGAGHIGLAGFQLLVNDPRFQTHPMVLETPKGQTLLEDRKNLDTLRSLHADSPATFQQKRLLASRAASGNASM is encoded by the coding sequence ATGCCCTTGTTCGGTGCTCACATGTCCATTGCGGGCGGCCTTCATCTCGCCTTTCAGCGAATCCAGGAAGTACAGGGCGATACTCTGCAGATCTTCACCAGAAACCAGAGGCAGTGGCGCAGCCCGCCTCTCTCAACTGAGGAAATCCAAAAATTCCAGCAGTACCGGCGGCAGATGCACCCTATGCCGGTGGCAGCTCACGACTCCTATCTCACCAACCTTGCTGCTCCACCAGGAGAACTGCTCGACAAGTCCATGCTCTCCTTCGCAGGAGAACTGCAGCGCCTGGAAGCTCTCCAGATTCCATTTCTCATTACTCACCCTGGCTCTCATCTAGGGCAGGGCAGAGAAGCCGGTCTCAAACGATATGTCCGCAACCTCGACCAGGCCATCTCTGCCGCCGCTGTGAGCCAGGTGACCATACTTATTGAAACAACAGCAGGCCAGGGCACCAACCTCGGGTCAAGCTTCGAAGAGATAGCTTACATCCTGGAGAACAGCCGCTACAGCCACATGCTCGGCGTCTGCCTGGACACCTGTCATATCTTTGCTGCCGGCTATGATTTTCGCAGCCGCAAGGCCTACGAGGCAACCTTCTCCGCTTTTGACAAAATTGTGGGCTTGCAGCAGCTCAAATTTATCCACCTCAACGACTCCAGGCGCCCCCTGGGCTCCCGGGTGGACAGGCATCAGCATATCGGTGCTGGCCACATCGGCCTGGCTGGCTTCCAGCTGCTCGTCAACGACCCCCGCTTTCAGACACATCCCATGGTGCTGGAAACACCAAAGGGGCAGACCCTGCTCGAGGACCGCAAGAATCTCGACACCCTTCGCTCGCTCCATGCTGACAGCCCGGCCACCTTCCAGCAAAAAAGGCTGCTCGCCAGCAGAGCAGCCTCAGGTAACGCATCCATGTAG
- a CDS encoding thioredoxin family protein: protein MVFFYRLRALALVVFIFLCISCGREPSNEKQRSTSLTEGAAMATPGRVQVKWLDFDDGLAKAQSNNKPLFIHFYTEWCLYCKKFNHDTLQNRKVARMLAENFVSVRLEADSNSHRLRYQGKTFSNADFSRYFGVTAFPTQVFLDASGQPITMIPGYMPASQFLTVLSYIQKKCYLTKISFHEFARSGTCN from the coding sequence ATGGTATTTTTCTATCGATTACGCGCTCTGGCTCTTGTGGTCTTTATTTTTCTCTGTATCTCCTGCGGCAGGGAGCCTTCGAATGAGAAGCAGAGATCTACATCTCTGACCGAAGGGGCGGCAATGGCAACCCCTGGCCGAGTACAGGTGAAATGGCTGGACTTCGACGACGGCCTCGCCAAAGCTCAGAGCAACAACAAACCTCTGTTCATTCATTTTTACACTGAATGGTGCCTCTACTGCAAGAAGTTTAACCACGATACTTTGCAAAACCGTAAGGTGGCAAGAATGCTGGCGGAAAATTTCGTCTCTGTGCGCCTGGAGGCAGACAGCAACAGCCACCGTCTTCGCTACCAGGGAAAGACTTTCTCCAATGCCGATTTCAGCCGCTACTTCGGGGTAACAGCCTTTCCCACCCAGGTGTTCCTCGACGCCAGTGGCCAACCGATCACCATGATCCCCGGGTACATGCCTGCTTCTCAGTTTCTCACCGTTCTCAGCTACATTCAGAAAAAATGCTATCTGACCAAGATATCATTCCACGAGTTTGCCAGGAGCGGCACGTGCAATTGA
- a CDS encoding patatin-like phospholipase family protein, protein MFLEMTTRPSIGLALGSGSARGWAHIGVLRGLQRENIAVHIISGTSIGAVVGAAFAAGALDSLESWARKLDWSDILKFVDITIPRSGLIEGEKMAAFFTEQIGYRAIEELPLPFGAVSTDLLSGEEVWLTQGPLFEALRASIAMPGIFTPTLLKGRWLVDGGLVNPIPVSLCRAMGAQVVIAVNLNTGLVSRSQVQKERRARKRKTRQGAPRLGHLISSSLNHGLRRGKSLFFERLGSDSAERGPSLFHVLVTSLHIMQDCITNHRLTIDPPDILISPPLAHVGLLEFHRAQEVIAAGEAALEQVLPRIRKLLG, encoded by the coding sequence ATGTTCTTAGAGATGACAACCAGGCCTAGCATAGGTCTCGCCCTCGGCAGCGGTTCGGCCCGTGGCTGGGCCCACATCGGCGTGCTGCGAGGTCTGCAAAGGGAGAACATCGCCGTGCACATCATAAGTGGAACCTCGATAGGAGCTGTGGTGGGCGCCGCTTTTGCAGCTGGAGCACTGGATTCGCTGGAGTCCTGGGCCAGAAAGTTGGACTGGTCGGATATCTTGAAGTTTGTGGATATTACTATTCCCAGGTCCGGCCTCATTGAAGGTGAAAAGATGGCCGCTTTCTTTACAGAACAAATCGGCTACCGGGCCATAGAAGAACTGCCCCTTCCCTTCGGGGCAGTTTCCACAGACCTGCTGTCAGGCGAAGAAGTCTGGCTGACGCAGGGCCCACTCTTTGAGGCTCTGCGGGCGAGCATCGCAATGCCGGGCATATTTACCCCCACTTTGCTGAAAGGTCGTTGGCTGGTGGATGGCGGCCTGGTAAACCCCATCCCCGTGAGTCTTTGTCGGGCCATGGGGGCGCAGGTGGTAATCGCCGTGAATCTCAACACTGGCCTGGTCAGCCGCAGCCAGGTGCAGAAAGAGCGTCGAGCCAGAAAACGTAAAACCAGGCAGGGCGCGCCCAGATTGGGCCATCTCATCTCCTCTTCACTCAACCATGGTTTGCGCCGGGGGAAATCACTTTTCTTTGAACGCCTTGGCAGTGATTCTGCCGAACGCGGACCCTCCCTTTTCCATGTTCTGGTCACCTCTCTTCACATCATGCAGGATTGCATCACCAACCACCGCCTGACCATTGACCCCCCTGATATCCTCATTTCGCCTCCTCTAGCCCACGTGGGCCTGCTCGAATTTCATCGGGCCCAGGAAGTTATCGCTGCCGGAGAGGCAGCCCTGGAGCAGGTGCTGCCCCGCATACGAAAGCTGCTGGGCTGA
- a CDS encoding Re/Si-specific NAD(P)(+) transhydrogenase subunit alpha yields the protein MIAAVPKETYPGERRVALIPQSISALKKAGLEVAVEAGAGEQAGHADSAYQSQGARIVPERRTLLSEADVVLMVRGPGAHRDFPETDLDCLRKGTILIAFLEPLAEPEMMQILAERGLTVFSMELMPRTTRAQSMDALSSMATIAGYKAVLLAANVLPKIFPMFMTAAGTITPSRVFVLGAGVAGLQAIAAARRLGAVVEGYDIRPEVREQVESLGAKFVQLDLETEAAEGTGGYAAAQSEEFYRRQQELMAQRIQAADVVITTAAVPGKKAPVLISRQVVEGMQPGSVIVDLAAEKGGNCEVTEPGKTVIYKRITVLGPLNLPAEIPVHASQMYAKNISTFLLHLLKEGKVDIDPEDEITAGTLVTHEGKIVHQAVITALGKGD from the coding sequence ATGATTGCTGCCGTACCAAAAGAAACATACCCTGGAGAACGACGAGTAGCCCTCATCCCTCAATCCATCTCTGCCCTGAAAAAAGCCGGTCTGGAGGTGGCAGTGGAAGCCGGTGCGGGCGAACAGGCCGGCCATGCTGACTCTGCCTACCAATCCCAGGGCGCCCGCATAGTGCCAGAGCGCCGGACATTGCTTTCGGAGGCGGACGTGGTACTGATGGTCCGGGGGCCCGGCGCCCACCGCGACTTTCCGGAGACAGATCTCGACTGCCTCCGCAAGGGCACTATCCTCATTGCCTTCCTCGAGCCCCTTGCCGAGCCGGAAATGATGCAAATCCTGGCGGAGCGTGGACTCACTGTCTTCTCAATGGAGCTCATGCCTCGCACTACCCGGGCCCAGAGCATGGACGCCCTGAGCTCCATGGCCACCATTGCGGGCTACAAAGCAGTGCTCCTGGCTGCAAACGTGCTGCCCAAAATTTTTCCCATGTTCATGACTGCCGCAGGCACCATTACCCCTTCCCGGGTCTTCGTCCTTGGTGCCGGTGTCGCCGGCCTGCAGGCCATTGCTGCAGCCCGCCGCCTGGGCGCTGTAGTAGAAGGCTACGACATCCGGCCGGAAGTCAGAGAACAGGTGGAAAGCCTCGGCGCCAAATTCGTCCAGCTGGACCTGGAGACCGAGGCTGCTGAAGGCACTGGGGGCTATGCAGCGGCCCAATCCGAAGAATTTTATCGCCGCCAGCAGGAACTCATGGCCCAGCGCATTCAGGCAGCCGACGTGGTGATTACCACTGCAGCGGTACCTGGCAAGAAGGCGCCTGTCCTCATCAGCCGCCAGGTGGTAGAGGGCATGCAGCCCGGCTCTGTCATCGTTGATCTGGCTGCGGAGAAGGGCGGCAACTGCGAGGTCACCGAGCCTGGAAAAACAGTGATCTACAAGAGAATAACCGTGCTGGGCCCCTTGAACCTGCCGGCAGAGATACCTGTCCATGCCAGTCAGATGTATGCCAAGAACATCTCTACTTTTCTCCTGCATTTATTGAAAGAAGGTAAAGTTGACATCGACCCTGAGGATGAGATCACGGCAGGCACCCTGGTGACGCACGAGGGCAAGATCGTTCACCAAGCCGTAATCACAGCTCTGGGCAAAGGAGATTGA
- a CDS encoding NAD(P) transhydrogenase subunit alpha, with the protein MDMFITSVTVFLLAIFVGFEVITKVPPTLHTPLMSGSNAISGITVVGAIVAAGSKEPLVAAVLGVVAVIFATINVVGGFLVTNRMLLMFKRKKN; encoded by the coding sequence ATGGATATGTTCATCACCTCTGTGACGGTCTTCCTGCTTGCCATTTTTGTTGGTTTCGAGGTGATCACCAAGGTTCCTCCCACACTGCACACTCCCCTCATGTCCGGCTCCAACGCCATCTCAGGCATTACGGTGGTGGGAGCCATCGTGGCTGCTGGCTCTAAAGAACCTCTGGTTGCCGCGGTTCTCGGCGTGGTGGCTGTAATATTCGCCACCATCAATGTGGTGGGCGGTTTTCTGGTGACGAATCGCATGTTGTTGATGTTCAAGAGGAAGAAGAACTGA
- a CDS encoding NAD(P)(+) transhydrogenase (Re/Si-specific) subunit beta, whose protein sequence is MGTQLINIVYLIASICFILGLKGLTSPRTAPQGNLLGASGMLLAVLATLLDQHILTYQLIIVGLVVGGAIGAYLALTVQMTAMPQMVAAFNGFGGGASALVAATALIAPGDLTSVPPIQLYVASTASGLIGAATFTGSMVAWAKLQGTLLWQPKSDVLQKIINGGLFSLCLLLAAFVVVNPTGLWAYWLLVAAAAVLGVMLTVPIGGADMPVVIALLNSYSGLAAAATGFVLGNNVLIISGSLVGASGIILTNIMCKAMNRSLVHVLFGTLGPTAETATADEVYGGKVKSASPEEAAMIFDTARLVIIVPGYGMAVAQAQHAVRDLANLLEQRGAEVRYAIHPVAGRMPGHMNVLLAEADVPYEQLYALEQINDSFPEADVALVIGANDVVNPTAREDSSSPIYGMPILDVDKARTVMIIKRSLSPGFAGIPNPLFAAPNALMLFGDGKDMVRELIAALKEQ, encoded by the coding sequence ATGGGAACACAGCTGATCAATATTGTCTATCTCATCGCTTCTATCTGTTTCATCCTCGGCCTCAAAGGACTGACCTCACCGCGCACTGCCCCGCAAGGGAATCTGCTCGGGGCCTCGGGCATGCTACTGGCGGTGCTGGCCACTCTGCTCGACCAGCACATCCTCACCTATCAACTCATTATCGTTGGTCTGGTTGTCGGCGGAGCAATCGGCGCCTATCTCGCTCTCACCGTACAAATGACTGCCATGCCCCAGATGGTGGCAGCCTTCAACGGCTTCGGCGGCGGTGCCTCCGCCCTGGTCGCGGCCACAGCTCTTATTGCCCCGGGAGATTTGACCAGTGTGCCACCCATACAACTCTATGTTGCCAGCACGGCCAGCGGCCTCATTGGAGCAGCCACTTTTACCGGCAGCATGGTGGCCTGGGCCAAATTACAGGGAACCCTTCTTTGGCAGCCGAAGAGTGATGTACTTCAAAAAATCATCAATGGAGGGCTTTTTTCTCTCTGCCTACTTCTTGCTGCCTTTGTGGTAGTCAATCCTACCGGGCTCTGGGCCTACTGGCTTCTGGTTGCAGCAGCAGCTGTACTGGGTGTCATGCTCACCGTACCCATAGGTGGCGCAGACATGCCTGTGGTTATTGCTCTGCTCAACTCATATTCTGGCCTGGCTGCCGCTGCCACCGGCTTTGTGCTCGGCAACAACGTGCTCATTATCAGCGGTTCCCTGGTGGGAGCCTCCGGCATTATCCTCACCAACATCATGTGCAAGGCCATGAATCGCTCTCTGGTGCATGTCCTCTTTGGAACTCTTGGACCCACCGCGGAAACTGCCACAGCCGATGAAGTGTACGGCGGCAAAGTCAAGAGCGCCAGCCCTGAAGAAGCCGCCATGATTTTCGATACTGCCAGACTGGTGATCATAGTGCCCGGCTACGGCATGGCTGTAGCCCAGGCGCAGCATGCAGTGCGCGATCTGGCCAATCTCCTGGAACAGCGCGGCGCAGAGGTGCGTTATGCCATTCATCCAGTAGCCGGCCGCATGCCTGGGCACATGAACGTGCTGTTGGCAGAAGCGGATGTGCCTTATGAACAGCTCTATGCCCTGGAACAGATCAATGACAGTTTCCCGGAAGCTGACGTTGCTCTGGTAATCGGCGCCAACGATGTGGTCAACCCCACGGCTCGCGAGGACAGCAGCAGCCCCATTTACGGCATGCCCATACTCGATGTGGACAAAGCGCGCACCGTGATGATCATCAAAAGGAGCCTTAGT